One Pectobacterium colocasium DNA segment encodes these proteins:
- a CDS encoding HPP family protein gives MKRLRGGGALPPKPTFIQLMKGLVGGSIGILILSYLGQSSGVPWLMAPFGATCVILFAASASPFAQPRNVIGGHFITSAVGLIALYGFGDTIVVLSLAVGVATMLMQYFRAVHPPAGANPLVIILAGKSAVGVEFLVTPVLLGSIVLVAIAAVINNYAEESHWPAYWHGIGQRKRQP, from the coding sequence ATGAAGAGACTCAGAGGAGGTGGCGCGTTGCCACCAAAGCCAACATTTATCCAGTTAATGAAAGGGTTAGTTGGTGGGAGCATCGGGATTCTAATCCTAAGTTATTTGGGGCAGTCCAGCGGTGTACCTTGGTTGATGGCGCCTTTCGGGGCAACTTGCGTCATTTTATTTGCTGCGTCAGCGTCTCCATTCGCACAGCCGAGGAACGTTATTGGGGGGCATTTCATTACGTCAGCCGTAGGACTGATTGCTTTATATGGATTCGGCGACACAATCGTTGTGTTGTCGCTGGCTGTGGGTGTAGCGACAATGCTGATGCAATATTTTCGTGCGGTTCACCCACCGGCAGGTGCCAACCCGCTGGTGATTATTCTGGCTGGGAAAAGTGCCGTGGGGGTTGAGTTCTTAGTCACACCCGTTCTATTGGGGAGCATTGTGCTGGTGGCGATCGCCGCCGTGATCAATAACTATGCTGAGGAAAGCCACTGGCCTGCGTATTGGCACGGTATTGGACAGCGCAAACGCCAGCCCTGA